In Eubalaena glacialis isolate mEubGla1 chromosome 4, mEubGla1.1.hap2.+ XY, whole genome shotgun sequence, one DNA window encodes the following:
- the LOC133089930 gene encoding RNA-binding protein 3-like — MSSEEGKLFVGGLNFNTDEQALEDHFSSFGPISEVVVVKDRETQRSRGFGFITFTNPEHASDAMRAMNGESLDGHQIRVDHAGKSARGTRGGAFGAYGHGRSYSRGGGDQGYGSGRYDSRPGGYGYGYGRSRDYGGRSQGGYDRYSGGNYRDNYDN; from the coding sequence ATGTCCTCTGAAGAAGGGAAGCTCTTCGTGGGAGGGCTCAACTTCAACACTGATGAGCAGGCTCTGGAAGACCACTTCAGCAGCTTTGGACCTATTTCTGAGGTGGTTGTTGTCAAGGACCGGGAGACTCAGCGATCCCGGGGTTTTGGCTTCATCACCTTCACCAATCCAGAGCATGCCTCAGATGCCATGAGAGCCATGAATGGAGAGTCTCTGGACGGTCATCAGATCCGTGTAGACCACGCGGGCAAGTCGGCCCGGGGAACAAGAGGGGGTGCCTTTGGGGCCTATGGGCATGGTCGCAGCTACTCTAGAGGTGGTGGGGACCAGGGCTATGGAAGTGGCAGGTATGACAGCCGACCTGGAGGATATGGATATGGATATGGAAGGTCCAGAGACTATGGCGGCAGAAGCCAGGGTGGTTATGACCGCTACTCAGGAGGAAATTACAGGGATAATTATGACAACTGA